The Thiomicrorhabdus aquaedulcis sequence CTAACGGTTCGGTGGGTTTCAAGAAAATGGCCTGTTCAAAGAACATTACAATCAAAATTAACACAATTACCTTGGCCAAACGGTCTTTTAAATCGTCTAACGAGCTGATAAATAAAATATTGCTGGCACCGTGCTTATCGCCTGCAATGTCAATTTTGGAGATAAACAACTCGTACAATCCCAGTGAAAAAATCAGCATGATTGCGCCCAATAAAAAGCCGTCGACCGAACCCACCACGTGCGCCACGGTTTGCGACTTTAACAACGCCCGTCCAGCATCATCTAACTCGTGATAATGCGTTAGATGCGAAATGGTGTAATAAATATCGATGGTGGTGATGTAAAAAATGCCAAACGCGGTAATTAAACTGGCCACCACCGCCACCAACACCACAAAGCGACTGTTCCAAAGCATCGACTCAAACGCAACTTCAACTCGACCTGGCGCCTGAGCAGCAGGATAACAAATCAACTCTTCGGCTTGGTTTGCAGTAGGTTCTTTTACTTTTTGTTGTTCTTTTATTTGCATCGCATTCTCCAAATGGGTAAACGTTAGTCTTTTGACTGCAACATTTCAATTGTAAAGTTATGGTTGGTGTAAATACACAAGTCGGCGGCCACGGTTAGGGCTTTTTCGACCACATCGCGTGCCGACAAATCGGTGTTTTGCATTAACGCTTGTGCCGCCGCGTGAGCGTAATTGCCGCCCGAACCGATGGCAATAAAGTCGTGTTGCGGCTCAATAACGTCGCCTGTTCCCGAAATTAACAGCATGTTATCAGCGTCGGCCACCAGCATCATCGCCTCTAATTTACGCAAAGCGCGGTCGGTGCGCCAGTCTTTGGCCATCTCAACCGCCGCACGCATAAGTTGGCCGTTGTGCGTTTGCAAGCGTCCTTCAAAGCGTTCAAACAAGGTAAAGGCATCGGCCGTGGCACCGGCAAAACCGGCAATTACCTGACCGTTGTGCAGACGACGCACTTTACGGGCGTTGCCTTTCATAACCACATGCCCCAAAGTCACCTGGCCATCACCACCAATCACCATTTGGCCATTGCGCTTAGCGCATAAAATTGTTGTTCCGTGAAATGACATAACACCCCTTTTTAACGGTTTATAAACGATAAATTCAGTTGCGTATTCTAACCCGAATATTTCACAAATTTGCACCGATCTTGCTTGTTACTTGATTCCACAAAAAATATTTTCTCAGTTGGCCGTAATCGTGGATACGACACGCCTTCGAAAATTTCCTTGTGAAGCCAATGCCCTGCGCAATCTCAGCACAAATTCATGAAACATTCTGGCTAAAGGATATTTTATGCGTCTTACAGTTTTTACTCATCCAACGACTGAGTGGGCGTTTTTTTAGCGCGTGGATGCGCCAAATCGTACACTTGGGCTAAATGCTGCAAGTCTAATTTAGTATAAATTTGCGTGGTAGATAAATTAGCGTGCCCTAAAATTTCTTGTACCGCACGTAGGTCGCCACTGGATTCCAGCACGTGCGTGGCACACGCATGACGCAAGCGATGCGGTGACATTTTGGTGGGCAAGCCGGCTTGCACGGTGCGTTTGTCTAAACTTAACTGCACCGAGCGCACCCCCAATCGCGTGCCGCGCGCACTGACAAACACAGCGGTTTCATGGGGTTTGGCATAGGTTGGGCGAACGGTTAACCAGGCCTGGAGCGCTTGCAAGGCTTTAGAGCCAACTGGCGCTAGACGGTGTTTTTGACCTTTGCCCAAGACCTGCACCCAACCCGAATTTAACATGGCCAGGCCTGGTAACAAATCTAAACCCACACACTCAGACACCCGCAAACCGCCACTGTATAAAAGCTCAAACACCGCTTGATCTCGCACATTTTGCCACGAATTTAGGGGTTGGTCTAACAGCGTTTGCGTCCAATCAACATCAATACTTTTGGGCAGCGGCTTCCCTTGCTTGGGCGCTTTAATGCCTTTGGCTGGGTTAAGCGTCACCAAACCACGGTGCAATAAAAAATCGTAAAACGCCCTAATGGCCGACAACTGCCTGGCCAACGTACGCGCACCGATACCTTGCGCCATGCGTTCACTTAAAAAGCGCCGCAGCGCATTAGGCTGAATCTGCGCCCAATCGGTAAACTCAGCATCAGACAACTCACTTAAAGAGTGCTTTAAGTAAAATGCCAAAAAGGCCTGTAAATCACGCTGATAATTGGTTTGCGTGTGCACTGAGGCGTTGCGAGCTTGTAAATCATGGATAAACGCCATTATCTGCGGCGCTTGCGACGGGGCTTGGCTACAACGCATAACTAAACGTGGCTAAACATGACTAAGCATGACTAAAAAGATGCCCTAATTTGGCACTGACCAACTCGGCCATCATTTTTAAAAAATAGGTGCCTAAACTGGGATGAAAACGATCGGTTTGACTGCCCAACGCCAACACGCCCCACACTTTGGTGTTACCCAACGGCAATAAGCAGACCGATTGCATCGCCTGTCCTGTGCTAAACAACCCCTTTTGCCACTCTTTTTCAACCAAACCGCAAATGGGATGCTCTGCCTGCAAGGTGGTTTTTAAGGCGCTAACCCAGGTTTGACTTAAACCCAATTGGTTCATGCCTTGCACACTGACCTTAGGCACATCCCAAGACACCAGCGCGATGTGCTCGACCTTAAAAAGCGTTTTCATCTGTTCAATAATGCACTCCACGGCGGCTTGTTCGCTTTGAGTGGCCATCAGGGCTTTGGTAAACTGCTGAACCTTTTGCGACAACTCGGCATTTTCGCCCACAATGTCCAATTGCAAATCCACCGCCACTTGCAAGGCATCACGCTGTTCGCGCAACTGAAACACCTGACGTTCTAACAACGACACCGCCTGACCACTTTTAGGGTGCGGAATGCTCAACTCATCCAACAGATTGGGAAACAGATGAAAAAACGTACGATTTTGGTCTAAATAATTCACCACTTGCTCGGCACTTAAGCGGTGCTTGCCTTCCACATCGTGCCCCAAACGTTCATAGGCAAATATTTCATTGCCGTGTGCGTCGAGCGTTTTGGTCGCCGACTTAGGCGTACCGACATTAAGGTTTAAACTCATAGTTCCATTACCCCTTCAAACACCGTGACAGCGGGCCCGGTCATCCACAAGGGCGACTCGCTTAAACCGCTCCAACGAATCACCAAATCGCCTCCAGGCAAGCTCACGGTAACGGTTTCAGACAACAGCCCACGACTGCGCAATACCGCCACGGCGGCGCACGCGCCCGTACCGCACGCCAAGGTTTCGGCCGCACCGCGTTCGTACACCCGCAGTTTAATATGCTGGGTGTTTAAAATTTGCGCAAACCCCACATTTACTCGCTCGGGAAACCAAGGGTGCGACTCCAACAGTGCGCCCAAATAGGCCACGGGTGCGGCTTCAATATCGTCTACCAGCAACACGGCATGCGGATTACCCATAGACACCGCCCCCAATTCAATCCACTCATCGTCAATGGG is a genomic window containing:
- a CDS encoding YqhA family protein, with the translated sequence MQIKEQQKVKEPTANQAEELICYPAAQAPGRVEVAFESMLWNSRFVVLVAVVASLITAFGIFYITTIDIYYTISHLTHYHELDDAGRALLKSQTVAHVVGSVDGFLLGAIMLIFSLGLYELFISKIDIAGDKHGASNILFISSLDDLKDRLAKVIVLILIVMFFEQAIFLKPTEPLELLYYALAIMLVALALYLSHKAYH
- the hslV gene encoding ATP-dependent protease subunit HslV, coding for MSFHGTTILCAKRNGQMVIGGDGQVTLGHVVMKGNARKVRRLHNGQVIAGFAGATADAFTLFERFEGRLQTHNGQLMRAAVEMAKDWRTDRALRKLEAMMLVADADNMLLISGTGDVIEPQHDFIAIGSGGNYAHAAAQALMQNTDLSARDVVEKALTVAADLCIYTNHNFTIEMLQSKD
- a CDS encoding tyrosine recombinase XerC — translated: MAFIHDLQARNASVHTQTNYQRDLQAFLAFYLKHSLSELSDAEFTDWAQIQPNALRRFLSERMAQGIGARTLARQLSAIRAFYDFLLHRGLVTLNPAKGIKAPKQGKPLPKSIDVDWTQTLLDQPLNSWQNVRDQAVFELLYSGGLRVSECVGLDLLPGLAMLNSGWVQVLGKGQKHRLAPVGSKALQALQAWLTVRPTYAKPHETAVFVSARGTRLGVRSVQLSLDKRTVQAGLPTKMSPHRLRHACATHVLESSGDLRAVQEILGHANLSTTQIYTKLDLQHLAQVYDLAHPRAKKTPTQSLDE
- a CDS encoding DUF484 family protein, yielding MSLNLNVGTPKSATKTLDAHGNEIFAYERLGHDVEGKHRLSAEQVVNYLDQNRTFFHLFPNLLDELSIPHPKSGQAVSLLERQVFQLREQRDALQVAVDLQLDIVGENAELSQKVQQFTKALMATQSEQAAVECIIEQMKTLFKVEHIALVSWDVPKVSVQGMNQLGLSQTWVSALKTTLQAEHPICGLVEKEWQKGLFSTGQAMQSVCLLPLGNTKVWGVLALGSQTDRFHPSLGTYFLKMMAELVSAKLGHLFSHA